The Balaenoptera ricei isolate mBalRic1 chromosome X, mBalRic1.hap2, whole genome shotgun sequence region ATCAAAATACATAGGAAAGCTAGCATATGATAAAGGGAGCAATCAGATCGGTGAGCAaaagattattcaataaatgatggtGGGGCAACCAGGTCtccatttagaaaaaataatgtgGGTCCCCACCTCACATTTTATGCCAAAACAATTGCAGTGGGATAAGATATTTcagtagaagaaaatgaaatcataaaagtaCTAGAAAAACAGATGCTAAAATTGTTGTTGTAGAACTGAAATGTGGAAGATCCTTTATGGCTTACACTGCCCTGGATGATCTCATTCACACTCATGGCTGTACTTGTCATGACTCCCAAATTCATCCCTGTACCAGAACTCTCCTCTGAGTCTAAGATGCACATATGTAACTGCCTACTGGATGTCTCCACTGGAAGATCACAAACTCAGCTCAAGGTCAACATGTCAGATTTAATTAATACTATTCACTCCCCGCTTCCCCAGCCCCAAATGATCTTTTTCCCTCAGTGAATGGCACTCTCTCTCATTCATCCAGTTGCACAGACCAGAAACCTGGAAGTCACCACaaattctttcctctccctcataATCCAACCTCCCCATTATAATCTATTGCCATGTCTCTCAGTGTTACCTCCTAAGTATCTCTTGAATCCATTTCTCTTTATCTCCATTGCCACCAACTTGGTTCACACTACCATCATCTTGCTCCTGAAGGTCTGTGCCCTCTTGCCAGTGATGACTGTAGAATAATGAGCATGGTACCACCTTCAAAGGCTTGCGTTGCTCCTCAGATCAAGATCAAAATCCACTCTCATCTTTTCTTAACATCCCTGACTTTCTTTCAGTCCCTTACATTCATGTGCTCGTTCAGACGAGGACTGAAAAATGTCTGTTGACCGTAGTGACATGGAGCTACTGAGGACCTCTGCAACATCTCTATTCGTCATCTCTCACGTGCCATTCCAATCCTCTTGGCCTTGCTTCTTATTCTGAGTCCTACTGTTGCAAGCAGTTCTCTGCAGGTTTCAGTCGCCTTTGAGGACTTGAAACCTGGTGTGCTTTGTCTCAGGCCCCCACCATGCCCCTCTTGACTCCTGTACAGGGCTCCTCTGAAGGCACAGCACGGGAAAATCAAAGGAATACAcgcagggcctttgcatatgctgggACATTCTTTTGACCTCTTTCTGTTTTATACATGCCAAATCAACCTTAAAATCACAGTTCAAGTTCCATTTCCTCAGGGAAACCTTTCCCAGCCTCCATGAAGAGGTCAAATCCTCCTCTTTTTAGGCTCTTCTAGTGTCACTTACTTCTTTGTGTCACCGTTGAAATCTCGTAATGTTGTGTTTCACTCACATCTGTTTAACCCACTAGACTGTAGAGCTAACTAATAAGCTGTGCGTGTCATCAaatagacccccccccccccaaggccaCCCACTAGCTAGGAGAGGACAAGGAAGAGTCAGGAAGCAACTTCCAAAATGTTCACACTTGGAAATCACATAGGCTTAGATCTGCTTAGGTGCTGAGCAAACATAATATTGCCTGGGTTACTTGCCAAAGTTTCTCGCATCCCCGAGCTTCGTTACCTCCTTGGCACACCTGTGTCTCCCAGTGGAGATGTTGAACTTTGAGACCTGGGGTGGCCTCTGCAAAAGCTGCATATTTTCAAGCTGTGAATCATCTTTTAACACACATTTTCTagatgtattagttttcttttttttttttttaagtgtttttttaaaattaattaatttatttttggctgcgttgggccttcgttgctgcgcgcaggctttctctagttgcagcgagcaggggctactttttgttgtggtgcgtgggcttctcattgcggtggcttctcttgttgcagagcatgggtgcTCCGgtgctctaggtgcacaggcttcagtagttgcggcgcacaggctcaattgctctgcagtatgtgggatcttcccggaccagggattgaagccacgtcccctgcgttggcaggcggattcttaaccactgcaccaccagggaagtccacctagATGTATTAgtcttctattgctgtgtaacaaataaccCCCAAATTTAAACACTtcaaacaatacacatttattagctTAAATTTCTGTGGGTTAGAGTCTGGGTGGGCTTGCCTGGGTTCTCTGCTTTAGGTCTCataaggctaaaatcaaggtgttggccagctGGACTCTTATCTCAAGGCTCTGGCTGAGGAtccatttccaaactcatttggGCTGTCAGTCAGCTTTAGTTCTTTGTGGTTGTAAGATCAGGGCCCCCATTTCCTTGCTAACTGTCGACAGGGAGCCACTGTCAGCTTCTACacgctgcctgcattccttgtcaGGGGCCCACCCCCTCCATCTTCAAGTCTGCAGTGATGTGTCCAATTCTTCTCCTGCTTCCCATCTCTCTGACTCTTCCTTCTGCTactagccagagaaaactctctgcttttaaaggcatATATGATTAGATTAGGGCCATCTAGATAATCTCCTTTTTGTCACATAATGTAACATGATTACAGGAGTCATACCAAGGGGCAAAAGTCATAGGGATCATCTTAAAATTCCGCCTAGCACACCAGGTAAAGCAGGGCTTTCTTTTAGTAAAAGTTAAACATTAAGCAGCGGCACCTTGATGGTGCTGTAGTTGGAAATAACTACAAGAGACTGAAAATGCCTGGAAGTTTTGTTCCACTTTAATTTTCATCTCGTAAGGAGCTGGCTTTTCCTTAGCTGTTACAAATGGCAATAATTATCGATCCTCAGAATACTCAACATCCATGTAAAAATCTTTTCTAATATAGGAAGGGTATGGCAGTGACTGTTAGTTCACTAACCCTAAATTCCaggagaatttaaaaagaaagcacgTACTTGGTTTAACTCACAATAAGGACGTGAGTTGGGCTTCAGTGAAAAATAGTTTAGTAAAGATTGGTCTCCACATCCGGTCAAATAagattttgagagtttttttgaCTATAACCCTTGATCATACCAATAACATTAATCTGTTCATTGCTTTGTATAATTACCAAAATAATATACTCAGCCCCCCGAAAGAGTTGCAGAAAGTGAGGCACTCTACTAAATATTACAAAGgatgcataaaaatataaaacgtCATGTCTTCCCCACAGAAGTTTACGAAAGCAAAAGAATGGCTATTCGTGCCAGTGTTTGTATGATAAGGGACATATAAATAGTAGCCtccttagaaaacattttttgagtGCTGTCTACATTTGAGGAACTGTTCTGGCATAAAGATTTCAAAATGAGATTGTGTAGCATGACGGTTAGTGATTAAAAATGCCATGTTGGAATCAGATGGACTCGTCTCCCCTCTACAGTGTGTTATCCTTCTGAAAGTTAGTTAAGGCTCTGAGTTTGTTTCTTCACTTAcaaaatatggataataatagAACCTATCTCGTTTGTTGCTGGGAACATAAACATGGGTGAGAAAATGTTTATGTTTGGCGTAAAACGTGACACTTTGTTTGCTATTACTATCGACAGAAAATGTCCACTTTCATGCTAGGACATAAGAGAATTTGATACATCCCATCATAGAGGTATAGAAAAATTGTGGGAAATACCAATAAAATATATGCTGTGTAGGTAAAAGGTAAGAGTCATCTCTGAATCTGGACTCTCCTTGGGACTGGCCAAAGTTTCATCGAGTTATGCTAATAGGTCGAAGCGACAGATATATAGCTTGCTGTGCTATAGATCTGGCGTGAACCATAGGCAGGGTCCAGCATCAGGCCCGTTATGGTGGTGAGGCATCTTGATGAGTGCttctgcaaaagcttttcaggttTTCTTGTCATCACATCTCAGATAGCTTCATCTTTCGCTTCTTTGAGCACCACGAAGGTGAACACGGTCAAAAACTAAAATCGTTTGGAACCTAATTTAATGCAGTGTATTTAACGGTTAAGAGAACTCCCACTTCGAAACTCAGGCCAAGTATGGTTGAAGCACTGTGAATTTCATCATGAAATGCCTGGCAAATATTGCCACTCTCATATTGTGACTCCACTTTGATTTTCCTTAGGAAAACATGACTCTTCACTTTTTGCTTCTGACCTGCCTTTTCCTGCTAATCTCTGATTCCTGTGAGTTCTTCGCTGAAGCAAATTATTCTAGAAGCTATCCTTGCGATGAGACAAAACAAAATGGCTCTGTTATTGCAGAATGTAACAATCGTCAATTACACGAGGTACCCCAAACAGTGGACAAAAGTGTGACAGAACTAGACCTGTCTGATAATTTCATCAGACGCATAACAAATGAATCATTTCAAGGGCTGCAAAATCTGACTAAGATCAATCTAAACCATAACGTCAAGCTACAGCCCCAGAATGAAAATCCTGCTGTAAAGAACGGTATGACTATTAAAGACGGGGCATTTCTCAACCTAAAAAAGCTAAGGGAGTTACTGCTTGAAGACAACCAGTTACAAGAAATACCGGCTGGTTTGCCAAAATCTTTGAAAGAACTTAGTCTAATTCAAAATAGAATAACTGTGTTAATGAAAAAGAACACTTCTGGACTTAGGAATCTGGAAAGTCTCTATTTGGGCTGGAACTGTTATTTTGCTTGTAATGAAACCTTTGGCATAGAAGATGGAACATTTGAAAACCTTACCAAGTTGAAGGTGCTGTCATTATCTTTTAATCCCCTTTTCCACGTGCCACCCAAACTGCCAAGCTCCCTCACAGAGCTCTATCTTAGCAACACCAAGATCAGAAACATCAGTCAAGAAGACTTCAGGGGactgagaaatttaaaagtaCTAGATTTAAGTGGGAACTGCCCGAGATGTTTTAACGCGCCATTTCCCTGCAAACCTTGCGATGGAGGTGCTTCAATTCAGATACATCCTCTTGCTTTTCGAAACCTGACCCAACTTCGCTACCTAAACCTCTCTAGCACTTCGCTCCGGAAGGTTCCTGCAACCTGGTTTGACAACATGCGTCATCTGAAGGTGCTGCATCTCGAATTCAACTATTTAATGGACGAAATAGCCTCTGGGGAATTTTTGGCAAAACTGCCCTCCTTAGAAATACTTGACTTATCTTACAACTACGAGCCGAAAAAATATCCACAGTGCATTaatatttctcaaaatttttCTAAGCTTACATCTCTCCAGATATTGCATTTAAGAGGTTATGTGTTCCAGGAACTTAGAAACGATGATTTCCAGCCCCTGAGGAACCTCTCAAATTTAATGGCTATCAACTTGGGCGTTAATTTTATTAAGCAAATTGATTTTACCGTTTTCCAGTCGTTCTCCAACCTGAAAATCATTTACTTGTCCGAAAACAGAATATCACCCTTGGTCAGTGATACCGAGCAACATGACGCAAATGGCCCCTCTTTCCAAAGGCATATCCTTAAGCCACGCTCAGCAGATACTGAGTTTGACCCACATTCGAATTTTTATCATAACACCAACCCTTTGATAAAGCCACAATGTTCCAGTTACGGCAGAGCCTTAGATTTAAGCTTGAACAGTATTTTCTTTATTGGGATAAAGCAATTTGAAGGTTTTAGGAACATTTCCTGTTTAAATCTGTCTTCAAATGGCAACGGTCAAGCGTTAAATGGAACTGAATTTTCACTTTTGCGTGGTATCAAGTATTTGGATTTGACAAACAATAGACTAGACTTTGATGACGATGCTGCTTTCAGCGAATTGCCATTGTTAGAAGTTCTAGATCTGAGCCACAATGCGCACTACTTCCGAATAGCAGGGGTAACACACCGTCTAGGATTTATTCAAAATTTAACTCAGCTGAAAGTTTTAAACTTGAGCTACAATAGTATTTTTACTTTAACAGAACCATACCTGAAAAGCACGTCCCTGGAAGAATTAGTTTTCAGTGGAAACCGCCTTGACCTTTTGTGGAATGCTCAAGATGTCAGGTACtggcaaatttttaaatatctcagCAATCTGACACGGCTTCATTTAGCCTCTAATAACCTTCAGCATATCCCCAATGAAGCCTTCCTTAACTTGCCCCGGAGTCTCACTGAACTATATATAAATGATAATAGGTTAAATTTCTTTAACTGGTCATTACTAcagcagtttcctcatctctgcttGCTTGACTTAAGTGGAAACGAGCTGTCCTTTTTAACTGATAGCCTATCGAAATTCACATCTTCTCTTGAGACACTGCTGCTGGGTCAAAACAGGATTTCCCACCTGCCGTCCGGCTTTCTTTCCGAAGCCAGCAGTCTGACACACCTCGATTTAAGTGCCAACCAGCTCAAGACGATCAACAAATCCACGTTTGCAACTAAGACCGCCACCAAGTTAGCCATTTTGGAACTAGGTAGAAACCCTTTTGACTGTACCTGTGACATTGGAGATTTTCGAGAATGGATGGATGAAAATCTGAACGTCACAATTCCCAGATTGACAGATGTCATTTGCGCCAGTCCTGGGGATCAACAAGGCAAGAGCATTGTGAGTCTAGAGCTCACAACTTGTGTTTCAGATACCATTGCGGCAGTATTCTGCT contains the following coding sequences:
- the TLR8 gene encoding toll-like receptor 8: MTLHFLLLTCLFLLISDSCEFFAEANYSRSYPCDETKQNGSVIAECNNRQLHEVPQTVDKSVTELDLSDNFIRRITNESFQGLQNLTKINLNHNVKLQPQNENPAVKNGMTIKDGAFLNLKKLRELLLEDNQLQEIPAGLPKSLKELSLIQNRITVLMKKNTSGLRNLESLYLGWNCYFACNETFGIEDGTFENLTKLKVLSLSFNPLFHVPPKLPSSLTELYLSNTKIRNISQEDFRGLRNLKVLDLSGNCPRCFNAPFPCKPCDGGASIQIHPLAFRNLTQLRYLNLSSTSLRKVPATWFDNMRHLKVLHLEFNYLMDEIASGEFLAKLPSLEILDLSYNYEPKKYPQCINISQNFSKLTSLQILHLRGYVFQELRNDDFQPLRNLSNLMAINLGVNFIKQIDFTVFQSFSNLKIIYLSENRISPLVSDTEQHDANGPSFQRHILKPRSADTEFDPHSNFYHNTNPLIKPQCSSYGRALDLSLNSIFFIGIKQFEGFRNISCLNLSSNGNGQALNGTEFSLLRGIKYLDLTNNRLDFDDDAAFSELPLLEVLDLSHNAHYFRIAGVTHRLGFIQNLTQLKVLNLSYNSIFTLTEPYLKSTSLEELVFSGNRLDLLWNAQDVRYWQIFKYLSNLTRLHLASNNLQHIPNEAFLNLPRSLTELYINDNRLNFFNWSLLQQFPHLCLLDLSGNELSFLTDSLSKFTSSLETLLLGQNRISHLPSGFLSEASSLTHLDLSANQLKTINKSTFATKTATKLAILELGRNPFDCTCDIGDFREWMDENLNVTIPRLTDVICASPGDQQGKSIVSLELTTCVSDTIAAVFCFFTFFVTISVMLAALAHHWFYWDAWFLYHVCLAKVKGYRSLSTSQTFYDAYVSYDTKDASVTDWVINELRFHLEESEDKNVLLCLEERDWDPGLAIIDNLMQSINQSKKTIFVLTKKYAKNWNFKTAFYLALQRLIDENMDVIVFILLEPVLQHSQYLRLRQRICKSSILQWPDNPKAEGLFWQSLKNVVLTANDSRYNDLYVNSIKQY